Proteins from a genomic interval of Candidatus Nanosynbacter sp. HMT-352:
- the ileS gene encoding isoleucine--tRNA ligase yields MKFKHGTRRRAAEYEKDWVQQWKEDDTFNKSIAQRPADNSWVFYDGPPFLTGTPHHGHLLVSTVKDTMGRFHTMKGQRVERRWGWDCHGLPAEVYVEKTLGISNKKEIGTKISVSDYVKECRAAMVRTGTEWEDTIERIGRWVEFKGAYKTMDNNYMESVWWAFKRLYEEGKIYEGEKILVYCTKDATPISKSEVAMENSYQMDTDPSLFVYFKLEDEDEYLLAWTTTPWTLPANMVLAVNRDVDYSLVAYGDKKFYVASDRVEKVMTDEKHQPLEYSIVKTIKGSELVGKRFEPLFENRGPAAHKILHADFVTTDDGTGIVHIAPAYGEDDYELCRKNDVPVLSLVDGDGNYTEGRWLGRNIWEVNKEIAKTLLEEGRALKIEYIRHEYPHCHRCGTKLMYRAHPSWFMDIQSQKKEMLEANEQTSWTPDNLRTGRFHNIIEQAPDWNLSRDRYWATPIPVWKGVKNDGTEVVKVIGSFAEFEEVTGRKLDDYHLPQVMDVTFECDGAEMHHIGKVLDCWFESGSMPFAQFHYPFENKEKFEASFPADFIIEAIDQTRGWFYSLTAVNVALFGKSPWKNLICTGFINAADGKKMSKKLKNYTDPMELMNKTSADSFRFLMLSSPLTNGENFALADKDVMDVARKLGMIWNMYDFFTMYAEVDGWEFNGDLSDPLHDLTNPLDIWIVSRLHQLITEVERGLNNYNLQDATKPILPFLDDASNWYVRRSRRRFWKSEDDGDKNDAYRTLHYVLVRLSYMLAPFTPFLAEELYHNLTGDNESIHLKDWLPAGEIDNSMLRDMNALRTAVNDGLSKRASEGIKVRQPLASVKLINTISQDTPAEVAQFLIDIAKDELNVKSVEIVTDSESESAQPSVVYDLTITPELKREGLMREIVRHVQSARKQAGLQIDDRIVLSIFSDDSEISQAIDAFADVIKSETLAVELNSAVDESEKYDAKIEGKLVEISLKKA; encoded by the coding sequence ATGAAATTCAAACACGGAACACGTCGTCGAGCTGCGGAATATGAGAAAGATTGGGTGCAGCAATGGAAAGAGGATGACACATTTAACAAGTCGATCGCACAGCGTCCTGCTGATAATTCTTGGGTTTTTTATGACGGTCCTCCGTTTTTGACGGGAACGCCGCACCACGGTCATTTGTTGGTCAGCACGGTGAAGGATACTATGGGACGCTTCCACACGATGAAAGGTCAGCGAGTTGAGCGCCGTTGGGGCTGGGACTGTCACGGACTGCCGGCAGAGGTTTACGTCGAAAAAACGCTAGGCATTTCTAACAAAAAAGAGATTGGCACAAAAATTAGCGTTTCAGATTACGTCAAGGAATGTCGAGCGGCTATGGTTCGAACTGGCACCGAATGGGAGGACACGATTGAGCGAATTGGTCGTTGGGTCGAGTTTAAGGGTGCTTATAAAACTATGGATAATAATTACATGGAATCTGTTTGGTGGGCGTTCAAGAGGCTTTATGAAGAAGGCAAAATCTACGAAGGAGAAAAGATTTTGGTCTATTGCACAAAGGACGCAACGCCAATTTCTAAGAGTGAAGTGGCTATGGAAAATAGCTATCAAATGGACACTGACCCGAGCTTATTCGTCTACTTTAAGCTGGAGGATGAGGATGAATATTTGCTTGCGTGGACGACGACGCCGTGGACTTTGCCGGCAAATATGGTCTTGGCGGTGAATCGGGATGTCGATTATTCTTTGGTGGCGTACGGCGATAAAAAGTTTTACGTTGCAAGCGACCGCGTTGAGAAAGTTATGACGGACGAAAAGCACCAGCCGTTGGAATATTCGATTGTTAAGACGATTAAGGGTTCTGAATTGGTAGGTAAAAGATTCGAGCCGCTATTCGAAAATCGTGGGCCGGCTGCGCATAAGATTCTTCACGCCGATTTTGTGACGACCGATGATGGTACAGGAATTGTTCATATCGCGCCAGCTTACGGCGAGGATGACTATGAATTGTGCCGAAAAAATGACGTACCAGTATTGTCGTTGGTTGATGGTGATGGAAATTACACAGAGGGCAGATGGCTGGGTCGCAATATTTGGGAGGTGAATAAGGAAATAGCGAAGACTTTATTAGAAGAAGGTCGGGCGCTGAAAATTGAATATATTCGCCACGAATATCCGCATTGTCATCGATGTGGCACGAAATTGATGTACCGTGCTCACCCAAGTTGGTTTATGGATATTCAGAGCCAGAAAAAGGAAATGTTGGAGGCGAACGAGCAGACAAGCTGGACGCCAGACAATCTGAGGACTGGACGATTCCATAACATTATCGAGCAGGCGCCGGATTGGAATTTGAGCCGCGACCGTTACTGGGCAACACCAATTCCAGTGTGGAAGGGCGTGAAGAATGATGGCACGGAAGTAGTGAAGGTGATTGGAAGTTTTGCGGAATTTGAAGAAGTTACGGGTCGCAAGTTGGACGATTATCATTTACCGCAAGTTATGGACGTTACGTTTGAGTGCGACGGCGCAGAAATGCATCACATCGGCAAGGTTTTGGACTGTTGGTTTGAATCTGGCTCAATGCCGTTTGCTCAATTCCATTATCCATTTGAGAACAAGGAAAAGTTTGAAGCAAGTTTTCCGGCTGACTTTATCATTGAAGCGATTGACCAGACGCGCGGTTGGTTTTATAGCTTAACAGCGGTAAACGTGGCTTTGTTCGGTAAATCTCCATGGAAGAATTTGATTTGTACTGGATTTATCAATGCTGCCGACGGTAAAAAAATGAGCAAGAAGCTGAAGAATTATACCGATCCGATGGAGCTTATGAATAAGACTTCGGCTGACAGCTTCCGATTCTTGATGCTTTCAAGTCCACTAACGAACGGCGAAAATTTTGCCTTGGCGGATAAGGATGTGATGGACGTGGCGCGTAAGCTTGGTATGATCTGGAATATGTACGATTTCTTCACGATGTATGCTGAAGTTGACGGCTGGGAGTTTAACGGCGATTTGTCAGATCCGCTTCACGATTTAACAAATCCGTTGGATATTTGGATTGTGTCGAGGTTGCATCAATTGATAACAGAGGTCGAGCGAGGTCTTAATAACTATAATTTGCAGGACGCAACCAAGCCGATCTTGCCGTTCTTAGACGACGCAAGTAACTGGTACGTCCGACGCAGCCGCCGCCGCTTCTGGAAATCTGAAGATGACGGTGATAAAAATGACGCTTACCGCACGCTCCATTACGTTTTGGTGCGACTCAGTTATATGCTAGCGCCGTTTACGCCATTCTTAGCGGAAGAATTGTACCATAATTTGACAGGCGATAACGAGTCGATCCATCTTAAAGATTGGCTGCCGGCTGGTGAAATAGACAATTCAATGCTACGCGACATGAATGCACTGCGTACTGCGGTGAATGACGGCTTGTCGAAGCGTGCATCAGAGGGAATTAAGGTGCGTCAGCCGTTGGCGTCTGTGAAACTTATCAATACTATTTCTCAGGATACGCCAGCGGAAGTTGCGCAGTTCTTGATTGATATCGCTAAAGATGAATTGAATGTGAAATCGGTTGAAATTGTTACAGATTCAGAGTCTGAGTCGGCGCAACCGAGCGTTGTTTACGACTTAACAATCACTCCTGAACTAAAGCGCGAAGGTTTGATGCGTGAAATTGTTCGCCACGTCCA
- a CDS encoding LiaI-LiaF-like domain-containing protein, with the protein MKKSSLIRAFLSIVVVALGGVLLLKNLDIINISWDIFWGTVWAAGFVLSGLVNIFNYRNKTAWIWGLLLVAIGILIGFNSYGVVDVSIWKVFWPVVLIAAGLAMMFNTSPKGVKRSKKLDKDGAVNEKIACFWGEEDAVKGDYTGGSLVAIFGGVDLDLRQAKIKDGSVIEIFTFCGGVNITLPDDVIVKNEVRGFLGGTDDKTLPKDSAKKTLYLKGECILGGLEIK; encoded by the coding sequence ATGAAGAAAAGTTCTCTGATTAGAGCGTTTTTGAGCATTGTAGTCGTGGCGCTCGGCGGGGTTCTACTATTGAAGAACCTCGATATTATCAACATTAGCTGGGATATTTTCTGGGGTACGGTTTGGGCTGCAGGATTTGTATTGTCTGGGCTGGTGAATATATTCAATTATCGAAATAAAACGGCGTGGATTTGGGGATTATTGCTGGTTGCGATTGGCATTCTGATTGGCTTCAATTCTTACGGAGTAGTTGACGTTAGTATTTGGAAGGTATTTTGGCCTGTAGTTTTGATTGCTGCTGGTTTGGCGATGATGTTTAATACTAGCCCTAAGGGTGTTAAGCGTTCTAAAAAGTTGGATAAAGACGGCGCTGTTAATGAGAAAATTGCTTGTTTTTGGGGTGAAGAAGACGCTGTAAAAGGTGATTATACTGGCGGTTCGTTGGTTGCGATATTTGGTGGCGTGGATTTGGATTTGCGTCAAGCAAAGATTAAAGACGGTTCTGTAATTGAAATTTTTACATTTTGCGGTGGCGTTAACATTACTTTGCCAGACGATGTGATTGTTAAGAACGAAGTGCGCGGATTTTTGGGCGGAACTGATGACAAAACTCTACCTAAAGATTCTGCCAAAAAGACTCTATATCTGAAGGGTGAGTGTATTTTAGGCGGTCTGGAAATTAAATAA
- a CDS encoding WxL protein peptidoglycan domain-containing protein produces MKNSLWSKVIGVAMIVGLILPVSVSANGIGGRPANPDPNNPRTSSIFIYNLSGGASKSDQLYVQNGSDKEETIEVYSVDGTVTTTGDMTCKEKSEDKVGAGKWVSVSKKEVTLGANENALVDFTVNVPSKADVGEHNACMVVQRKVKQASNNAGGIQVQTRQAIRMAITVPGDIHRDVTIEKFNVKNSNSSQLYEIALKNSGNVSADVDVKLVVKDPMGNVVYKNGGVNAMIANETRQFNYDSNLAPFWGGKYKVELSISYKKKAGEWGISQDQNELITKTAEPKELFFWPSTTALMMIGGGILLFIILIVIIIIKSKRNKKTVQFKKR; encoded by the coding sequence ATGAAGAATTCGTTGTGGAGTAAGGTTATTGGAGTGGCGATGATTGTAGGGCTAATTCTACCTGTGTCGGTGTCTGCTAATGGCATTGGTGGTCGACCAGCAAATCCTGATCCAAATAATCCCAGGACAAGCTCAATTTTCATCTATAATCTTTCTGGTGGCGCTTCGAAATCTGACCAATTGTATGTTCAAAACGGGTCTGATAAAGAAGAAACGATTGAAGTTTATTCGGTTGACGGTACGGTTACGACGACTGGCGATATGACTTGCAAGGAGAAGTCGGAGGATAAAGTTGGCGCGGGCAAGTGGGTTTCTGTTTCTAAGAAAGAGGTGACTCTTGGCGCGAACGAAAATGCGCTTGTTGATTTTACGGTAAATGTTCCAAGCAAAGCAGATGTTGGCGAGCATAATGCATGTATGGTTGTTCAGCGGAAGGTTAAGCAGGCGTCAAATAATGCTGGCGGCATTCAAGTTCAGACTCGTCAGGCTATCCGTATGGCGATAACCGTTCCTGGCGATATTCACCGCGACGTGACGATTGAGAAGTTTAATGTTAAGAATTCTAACAGTAGTCAATTGTATGAAATTGCCTTAAAAAATTCTGGCAATGTGTCGGCTGATGTTGACGTAAAGCTGGTTGTGAAAGACCCGATGGGAAATGTTGTCTATAAAAACGGTGGCGTGAATGCGATGATTGCGAATGAAACGCGGCAGTTTAATTATGATAGCAATTTAGCGCCGTTTTGGGGTGGAAAATATAAAGTAGAGTTGTCGATTTCCTATAAAAAGAAGGCTGGCGAGTGGGGAATTAGTCAGGACCAAAATGAGCTAATAACAAAAACCGCCGAGCCAAAAGAATTGTTCTTCTGGCCATCAACTACAGCGTTAATGATGATTGGCGGCGGAATACTTTTGTTCATTATTTTGATAGTGATAATTATCATAAAATCAAAGCGGAACAAAAAAACTGTTCAATTTAAAAAGCGTTAA
- a CDS encoding LPXTG cell wall anchor domain-containing protein has translation MKNRVKKLFIVITLLATLSSPYSAFADSSANSNLSQVITDCTHDSLETGSQMNESICPIFLPKFSKFDLVNGKDLLVYGVYDAVHTIANPATGQHDLKVEFNGRTFVLGRDSELKVNGNIWVLDFSNWQNNHPGNNFMPPVPEHTYNGRVTTKLKDNATSPEVVRIADFSFTTPKKTTEDVIVIPKIVKEISKALANTGINLWMIMAAGIGVIVAAFIMLFIVKKQKKRDE, from the coding sequence ATGAAAAATAGAGTAAAAAAATTATTCATCGTCATAACACTACTAGCTACTTTGAGCAGTCCTTATTCGGCTTTCGCGGATTCGTCGGCTAATTCTAATTTGTCGCAAGTGATTACTGATTGTACTCATGATTCTCTGGAAACTGGCAGTCAGATGAATGAGTCAATTTGTCCGATTTTTCTGCCAAAATTCTCTAAATTTGATTTGGTAAATGGGAAAGATTTGTTGGTATATGGTGTTTATGATGCGGTGCATACAATAGCTAATCCTGCGACAGGTCAACACGATTTGAAGGTTGAGTTTAATGGTCGGACTTTTGTTTTGGGACGGGATAGCGAGCTTAAAGTTAACGGAAATATATGGGTGTTGGATTTTTCAAATTGGCAGAATAATCATCCGGGTAATAATTTTATGCCGCCAGTTCCAGAACATACCTATAACGGTCGTGTTACGACTAAGCTGAAGGATAATGCAACATCCCCAGAAGTAGTGCGGATTGCTGATTTTTCATTTACGACTCCGAAAAAGACCACTGAAGATGTTATTGTTATTCCAAAGATTGTTAAAGAGATAAGTAAGGCTTTGGCTAATACGGGAATTAATTTATGGATGATTATGGCTGCTGGTATTGGTGTAATTGTTGCGGCGTTCATTATGTTATTTATTGTTAAAAAACAGAAAAAGAGGGATGAATGA
- a CDS encoding RCC1 domain-containing protein translates to MNKNQRLMINQRRFAGPRLVLFASLMICVVVGIFFTVGNLLTRQSSATVMGDMEWSFSQITIGYGHTCALTNEGKAYCWGWNGQGQLGNNSTTNSRIPVAVQMPAGVSFQSITVGYYHTCALTNEGKAYCWGWNGQGQLGNNSTTNSRIPVAVQMPAGVSFQSITVGYYHTCALTNEGKAYCWGWNGQGQLGNNSTTNSRIPVAVQMPAGVARFQSIAAGYYYTCAITSEGKAYCWGRGNGGQLGNNSTTNSRIPVAVQMPAGVARFQSIAAGYYYTCAITSEGKAYCWGRGNGGQLGNNSTTNSRIPVAVQMPAGVSFQSITAGSDYTCAITSEGKAYCWGYGSSGQLGNNSTTNSSTPVAVQMPAGVSFQSITAGSDYTCALTNEGKAYCWGNNEYGQLGNNSTTNSSIPLAVSSVGVNVPVEQSASRLYKWNNAVQPGTPLAATNAVATLPEVGSSFRIRVGLTADGNKTLQNTTVPPGNMKLRAQYAKKTATSCSAVSSGDWQNITTNSSLRYAVTGPAHQTAISAISDNPVLPTNSHNYAHQSIVRPTTDSSLTFTNYQGIESGQTGLWDLVLADNGLEQNTSYCVRVVTDTTAAPGSSIDSYTMYPEFKTAPGSLDIRFRDNAGATVVNPVTNFDNSIIGSSSVITNALLSNSSSKQIEVTNTQTSSGWSVVLSASDGVTAKWKRTGGTESYMFNGTNGDQGFLSVNFGTSSVLASGSSLSGSTCQTSGISKGVDSQFKVGTATANGVTLMSSSGSTGQLGCAFLLRNVRLNQTIPAYQKPGTYELPMTLTVTAQ, encoded by the coding sequence ATGAATAAAAACCAAAGATTAATGATCAATCAGCGGCGATTTGCTGGTCCTCGGCTTGTTTTGTTTGCCAGCCTCATGATCTGTGTGGTCGTTGGCATATTCTTTACGGTTGGAAATCTATTGACTCGTCAGAGTAGTGCGACGGTGATGGGAGATATGGAATGGTCATTTAGTCAAATTACTATTGGTTACGGCCACACCTGCGCCCTCACCAACGAAGGCAAAGCCTACTGCTGGGGATGGAACGGCCAAGGTCAACTGGGTAACAACTCCACCACCAACTCCCGCATCCCAGTCGCCGTCCAAATGCCAGCCGGCGTCAGCTTCCAGTCCATTACTGTCGGCTATTACCACACCTGCGCCCTCACCAACGAAGGCAAAGCCTACTGCTGGGGATGGAACGGCCAAGGTCAACTGGGTAACAACTCCACCACCAACTCCCGCATCCCAGTCGCCGTCCAAATGCCAGCCGGCGTCAGCTTCCAGTCCATTACTGTCGGCTATTACCACACCTGCGCCCTCACCAACGAAGGCAAAGCCTACTGCTGGGGATGGAACGGCCAAGGTCAACTGGGTAACAACTCCACCACCAACTCCCGCATCCCAGTCGCCGTCCAAATGCCAGCCGGCGTTGCTCGCTTCCAGTCCATCGCCGCTGGCTATTACTACACCTGCGCCATCACCAGCGAAGGCAAAGCCTACTGCTGGGGGCGGGGTAATGGTGGTCAACTGGGTAACAACTCGACCACCAACTCCCGCATCCCAGTCGCCGTCCAAATGCCAGCCGGCGTTGCTCGCTTCCAGTCCATCGCCGCTGGCTATTACTACACCTGCGCCATCACCAGCGAAGGCAAAGCCTACTGCTGGGGGCGGGGTAATGGTGGTCAACTGGGTAACAACTCGACCACCAACTCCCGCATCCCAGTCGCCGTCCAAATGCCAGCCGGCGTCAGCTTCCAGTCCATTACTGCCGGCAGCGACTACACCTGCGCCATCACCAGCGAAGGCAAAGCCTACTGCTGGGGATATGGTAGTAGTGGTCAACTGGGTAACAACTCGACCACCAATTCATCAACCCCAGTCGCCGTCCAAATGCCAGCCGGCGTCAGCTTCCAGTCCATTACTGCCGGCAGCGACTACACCTGCGCTCTCACCAACGAAGGTAAAGCCTACTGCTGGGGAAATAATGAATATGGGCAACTGGGTAACAACTCCACCACCAACTCGTCAATCCCGTTGGCAGTTAGTTCAGTTGGCGTTAATGTGCCAGTTGAGCAATCAGCTAGTCGGTTATATAAATGGAACAATGCCGTTCAGCCAGGAACGCCATTGGCTGCAACCAATGCGGTGGCCACTTTACCAGAAGTTGGCAGTTCGTTCCGGATTAGGGTGGGTCTGACGGCGGACGGCAATAAAACTCTTCAGAACACCACAGTTCCTCCTGGCAACATGAAACTTCGCGCTCAATATGCCAAGAAAACTGCCACCAGTTGTAGTGCTGTGTCGTCTGGTGATTGGCAAAATATTACTACAAACTCCAGTCTGCGTTATGCTGTCACCGGCCCAGCGCATCAAACAGCCATTAGTGCTATCTCTGACAATCCAGTGCTGCCCACCAACAGTCACAATTACGCCCACCAATCGATTGTTCGTCCAACAACTGATTCATCGTTAACTTTTACTAATTATCAAGGCATTGAGTCAGGGCAGACTGGTTTATGGGACCTTGTCTTGGCGGATAATGGCTTGGAACAAAACACCAGCTATTGTGTCCGTGTGGTAACCGACACGACTGCCGCTCCTGGATCTAGTATTGACAGCTACACAATGTATCCAGAATTTAAGACTGCTCCTGGATCGTTAGACATTCGTTTTAGGGATAATGCTGGCGCTACGGTCGTGAATCCTGTCACGAATTTTGATAATTCCATTATTGGTAGCAGTAGTGTAATTACCAACGCCCTCTTATCTAACTCAAGTTCGAAGCAAATTGAAGTTACGAATACACAGACCAGCTCTGGGTGGAGCGTTGTGTTGTCGGCATCTGACGGTGTGACCGCCAAGTGGAAGCGAACTGGCGGCACAGAATCGTATATGTTCAACGGCACTAATGGCGATCAGGGATTTCTGTCTGTCAATTTTGGCACATCATCTGTCTTAGCTTCGGGTAGTTCATTGAGCGGGTCAACTTGCCAAACATCAGGAATATCAAAGGGTGTTGATTCTCAATTTAAGGTAGGGACCGCTACGGCTAACGGCGTTACATTGATGAGCAGCAGCGGGTCAACTGGTCAATTGGGGTGCGCATTTTTGCTACGGAACGTTCGATTAAACCAGACTATTCCAGCATATCAAAAACCAGGAACTTATGAACTACCAATGACATTAACGGTAACAGCGCAATAA